The following proteins are co-located in the Streptomyces sp. DT2A-34 genome:
- a CDS encoding adenosine deaminase, which yields MTDRLVDARVPRDLHAFIAGLPKAELHVHHVGSASPRIVAELAARHPDSKVPTDPEALVDYFMFTDFAHFIEVYLSVVDLIRTPEDVRLLTYEVARDLARQQVRYAELTITPFSSTRRGIDEKAFMDAIEDARKAAEAEFGTVLRWCFDIPGEAGLESAEETVRLATDDRVRPEGLVSFGLGGPEIGVPRPQFKPYFDRAIAAGLHSVPHAGETTGPETVWDALNHLRAERIGHGTSSAQDPKLLAHLAEHRIPLEVCPTSNIATRAVRTIDEHPIKEFAKAGVVVTINSDDPPMFGTDLNNEYAVAARLLDLDERGLADLAENAVAASFLDAPGKARIQAEIDTYTSTWLAP from the coding sequence TTGACCGACCGTCTCGTCGACGCCCGCGTCCCGCGCGACCTGCACGCCTTCATCGCCGGACTGCCCAAGGCCGAACTGCACGTCCACCACGTCGGCTCCGCCTCCCCCCGCATCGTCGCGGAACTCGCCGCCCGCCACCCCGACTCCAAGGTCCCCACCGACCCCGAGGCCCTGGTCGACTACTTCATGTTCACGGACTTCGCCCACTTCATCGAGGTGTACCTGTCCGTCGTGGACCTGATCCGCACCCCGGAGGACGTACGGCTGCTGACGTACGAGGTGGCCCGCGACCTGGCCCGCCAGCAGGTGCGCTACGCCGAGCTGACCATCACCCCGTTCTCCTCCACCCGCCGCGGCATCGACGAGAAGGCGTTCATGGACGCCATCGAGGACGCCCGCAAGGCGGCCGAGGCCGAGTTCGGGACCGTGCTGCGCTGGTGCTTCGACATCCCCGGCGAGGCGGGGCTCGAATCCGCCGAGGAGACCGTGCGGCTCGCCACCGACGACCGAGTGCGCCCGGAGGGCCTGGTGTCGTTCGGGCTCGGCGGGCCCGAAATCGGCGTACCGAGGCCGCAGTTCAAGCCGTACTTCGACCGGGCGATCGCCGCCGGACTGCACTCCGTGCCGCACGCCGGTGAGACCACAGGGCCGGAGACGGTCTGGGACGCCCTGAACCATCTGCGCGCCGAGCGCATCGGGCACGGTACGAGCTCGGCGCAGGACCCGAAGCTGCTCGCACACCTCGCCGAGCACCGGATCCCACTGGAGGTGTGCCCGACCTCCAACATCGCCACGCGCGCGGTCCGCACCATCGACGAGCACCCGATCAAGGAGTTCGCGAAGGCCGGGGTCGTCGTCACCATCAACTCCGACGACCCGCCCATGTTCGGCACGGACCTCAACAACGAGTACGCGGTCGCCGCACGCCTCCTCGACCTCGACGAGCGGGGCCTGGCCGACCTGGCCGAGAACGCCGTGGCGGCGTCCTTCCTGGACGCGCCCGGCAAGGCCCGGATCCAGGCCGAGATCGACACGTACACGAGCACGTGGCTCGCCCCCTGA
- a CDS encoding DUF4190 domain-containing protein — protein sequence MSDDAQTPEAPEVSGRSEASGGSGTSSEKGPKTSLDKPGAGAGATGPSDAVPGGPQSRTEPDPWAPPAAGAQAAPAITPGGPGHTLSSNEPPVWPAPSVHDQQTVTSMPPMGVPSEPRDAVPPAAPWTNPSAGPGPAMPPYGSTGNPFAPPTAPGPYGAHDEPVPPPPIGPDGPGQVPYGYPVGHGYPGAGPGAAGYYGWPGMQAMPSNGMGTAALVLGIISAAVFCLWPVAIILGVLALIFGSIGRGKARRGEATNPGQALAGMICGAAGVVLGLGMVALVIATA from the coding sequence ATGTCCGACGACGCGCAGACGCCGGAGGCGCCGGAAGTATCGGGGAGATCGGAAGCATCAGGGGGGTCGGGGACTTCGTCGGAGAAGGGGCCGAAGACGTCGTTGGACAAGCCGGGGGCGGGGGCGGGGGCGACCGGGCCGAGTGATGCGGTGCCGGGTGGGCCGCAGTCCCGAACCGAGCCGGATCCGTGGGCGCCTCCTGCCGCGGGCGCGCAGGCGGCCCCCGCCATCACGCCGGGCGGTCCCGGGCACACCCTCTCCTCGAACGAGCCGCCGGTCTGGCCTGCTCCGTCCGTGCACGATCAGCAGACCGTCACGTCCATGCCGCCCATGGGCGTGCCGTCCGAGCCACGGGACGCCGTGCCGCCGGCGGCGCCGTGGACGAACCCGTCGGCAGGGCCGGGCCCGGCGATGCCGCCGTACGGCTCGACGGGGAACCCCTTCGCGCCGCCGACCGCGCCCGGTCCCTACGGCGCTCATGATGAGCCCGTTCCGCCGCCGCCCATCGGTCCCGACGGGCCGGGGCAGGTTCCGTACGGCTATCCCGTGGGTCACGGGTACCCGGGGGCGGGGCCTGGTGCCGCGGGCTACTACGGCTGGCCCGGTATGCAGGCCATGCCGAGCAACGGAATGGGCACGGCCGCGCTTGTGCTCGGGATCATCTCCGCTGCGGTCTTCTGTCTGTGGCCGGTGGCGATCATTCTGGGTGTGCTGGCTCTGATCTTCGGTTCGATCGGGCGGGGCAAGGCGCGGCGGGGCGAGGCGACGAATCCGGGGCAGGCACTGGCCGGGATGATCTGTGGGGCGGCGGGGGTGGTGTTGGGGTTGGGGATGGTGGCGCTTGTGATCGCCACGGCGTAG
- a CDS encoding ABC transporter permease: MATLTEAPPPLSPTAPEKKPPRRRGRLVPYWLLLPGILWLLVFFALPMIYQASTSVQTGSLEEGYKVTWHFATYWDALSEYYPQFLRSVLYAGSATVLCLILGYPLAYLIAFRAGRWRNLIMILVIAPFFTSFLIRTLAWKTILADGGPVVGALNTLHVLDVTSWLGMTSGDRVLATPLAVVCGLTYNFLPFMVLPLYTSLERIDPRLHEAAHDLYAKPITTFRKVTFPLSMPGVVSGTLLTFIPAAGDYVNADLLGSTDTRMVGNVIQTQFLRILDYPTAAALSFILMAAILVMVTVYIRRSGTEDLV; the protein is encoded by the coding sequence ATGGCGACACTCACCGAGGCGCCCCCGCCTCTCTCCCCGACGGCTCCCGAGAAGAAGCCCCCGCGTAGACGCGGCCGTCTCGTCCCGTACTGGCTCCTGCTCCCCGGCATCCTCTGGCTGCTGGTCTTCTTCGCGCTGCCGATGATCTACCAGGCCTCCACGTCCGTGCAGACGGGCTCCCTGGAGGAGGGCTACAAGGTCACCTGGCACTTCGCCACCTACTGGGACGCCCTGTCCGAGTACTACCCGCAGTTCCTGCGCTCGGTGCTCTACGCCGGCTCGGCGACCGTCCTGTGCCTGATCCTCGGCTACCCGCTCGCCTACCTCATCGCCTTCCGCGCGGGCCGCTGGCGGAACCTGATCATGATCCTGGTGATCGCGCCGTTCTTCACCAGCTTCCTGATCCGCACCCTCGCCTGGAAGACGATCCTCGCGGACGGCGGCCCGGTCGTCGGCGCCCTCAACACGCTGCACGTCCTGGACGTCACCAGCTGGCTCGGCATGACCTCGGGCGACCGCGTGCTGGCCACGCCGCTCGCGGTGGTGTGCGGTCTGACGTACAACTTCCTGCCGTTCATGGTCCTGCCGCTCTACACCTCGCTGGAGCGCATCGACCCACGGCTCCACGAGGCCGCGCACGACCTTTACGCCAAGCCGATCACCACCTTCCGGAAGGTCACCTTCCCGCTGTCGATGCCGGGCGTCGTCTCGGGCACGCTGCTGACCTTCATCCCGGCGGCCGGCGACTACGTCAACGCCGATCTCCTCGGCTCGACCGACACCCGCATGGTCGGCAACGTCATTCAGACGCAGTTCCTGCGGATTCTGGACTATCCGACGGCCGCGGCCCTCTCCTTCATCCTCATGGCCGCCATTCTCGTCATGGTGACCGTCTACATCCGTAGGTCCGGCACGGAGGATCTGGTTTAA
- a CDS encoding PotD/PotF family extracellular solute-binding protein, whose protein sequence is MEQYEPDRLSPAQVAAMRRSMRNGRAAMTRRSLLRASTGGALALGGLGTLGACGIPAAGKTQGGTSAEDHSAEEKVVNFSNWTEYMDVDDSGKHHPTLEQFTKRTGIKVKYTEDINDNNEFFGKIKPQLAAGQDTGRDIIVLTDWLAGRLIRLGWVQKLDPSNLPHAFANLSQQFRSPDWDPGRAYSYPWQGISTVIAYNKKALDGVEVKTVSDLLDNPKLKGRVGFLTEMRDTIGMTLLDMGKDPAKFSDDDYDAAIARLQKAVDKKQIRRFTGNDYTSDLTSGDFAACLAWAGDVVQLKADSPDIDFLIPDSGYMTSSDNLLIPNKARHKTNAERLIDYYFEPKAAAELAAYINYVCPVDGVKEELAKIDEDAADNPLILPDKAMQAQSRAFRSLSSKEETAYEEKFAKLTGA, encoded by the coding sequence ATGGAGCAGTACGAGCCCGACCGCCTGTCCCCGGCCCAGGTGGCCGCCATGCGGCGCAGTATGCGCAACGGCCGGGCCGCCATGACCCGCCGTTCCCTGCTGCGCGCCTCCACGGGCGGCGCGCTCGCGCTGGGCGGACTGGGCACGCTCGGCGCCTGCGGGATCCCCGCGGCCGGCAAGACCCAGGGCGGCACGTCCGCAGAGGACCACTCGGCCGAGGAGAAGGTCGTCAACTTCTCCAACTGGACCGAGTACATGGACGTCGACGACAGCGGCAAGCACCATCCGACGCTGGAGCAGTTCACGAAACGCACCGGCATCAAGGTCAAGTACACCGAGGACATCAACGACAACAACGAGTTCTTCGGGAAGATCAAGCCGCAGCTGGCGGCGGGGCAGGACACCGGGCGCGACATCATCGTCCTCACCGACTGGCTGGCCGGCCGCCTCATCCGCCTCGGCTGGGTCCAGAAACTGGACCCGTCCAACCTGCCGCACGCCTTCGCCAACCTGTCCCAGCAGTTCCGCAGCCCCGACTGGGACCCGGGACGGGCGTACTCCTACCCCTGGCAGGGCATCTCGACCGTCATCGCCTACAACAAGAAGGCGCTCGACGGCGTCGAGGTGAAGACCGTCTCCGACCTGCTCGACAACCCCAAGCTCAAGGGCCGCGTCGGTTTCCTCACCGAGATGCGCGACACCATCGGCATGACCCTGCTCGACATGGGCAAGGACCCCGCCAAGTTCAGCGACGACGACTACGACGCGGCGATCGCCCGCCTCCAGAAGGCCGTCGACAAGAAGCAGATCCGCCGGTTCACCGGCAACGACTACACCTCCGACCTCACCAGCGGCGACTTCGCCGCCTGCCTCGCCTGGGCCGGTGACGTCGTACAGCTCAAGGCCGACAGCCCGGACATCGACTTCCTCATCCCGGACAGCGGCTACATGACGTCCAGCGACAACCTGCTGATCCCCAACAAGGCCCGTCACAAGACGAACGCCGAGCGGCTCATCGACTACTACTTCGAGCCGAAGGCCGCCGCCGAGCTCGCCGCCTACATCAACTACGTCTGTCCCGTGGACGGCGTGAAGGAAGAGCTTGCGAAGATCGACGAGGACGCGGCCGACAACCCGCTGATCCTCCCCGACAAGGCCATGCAGGCCCAGTCCCGTGCCTTCCGCTCACTGAGTTCGAAGGAAGAGACGGCCTACGAAGAGAAGTTCGCGAAGCTCACAGGGGCGTGA
- a CDS encoding gamma-aminobutyraldehyde dehydrogenase, translating to MHNPGTATPERFPAQDRFAEGAQYIAGRPAKGTSGRTHAVVDPATGEEVYTYDLAGPDDVDAAVAAAREAFPGWAAATPGERSDALHRFAAVLADRAEEFARAESLQCGKPLKLTREFDVPGTIDNTAFFAGAARHLAGQSAGEYSGDHTSYVRREPIGVVGSIAPWNYPLQMAAWKILPAIAAGNTIVLKPAELTPLTSLLFARAATDAGIPDGVINIITGTGREAGEHLVGHPDVAMTSFTGSTAVGKRVAEIATATVKRIHLELGGKAPFVVFDDADLEAAVHGAVAGALINTGQDCTAATRAYVQRPLHEAFVEQTAALMDTVRLGDPFAPGTDLGPLISHVQRDRVAGFVDRARAYARVVTGGEAPQGDLENGAYYRPTLVADAPQDSEIVQSEIFGPVLVVVPFDSDDEGIRLANDTPYGLAASAWSRDVYRANRATREIKAGCVWVNDHIPIVSEMPHGGYKASGFGKDMSTYSFEEYTQIKHVMFDNTAVARKDWHRTVFGDR from the coding sequence ATGCACAACCCGGGCACCGCCACCCCGGAACGATTCCCGGCCCAGGACCGCTTCGCGGAGGGCGCGCAGTACATCGCGGGCCGACCGGCGAAGGGGACCTCGGGTCGTACCCACGCCGTCGTCGACCCTGCGACCGGCGAGGAGGTGTACACGTACGACCTGGCCGGCCCCGATGACGTCGACGCGGCCGTCGCCGCCGCGCGCGAGGCGTTCCCGGGCTGGGCCGCCGCGACCCCGGGCGAGCGCTCCGACGCGCTGCACCGTTTCGCCGCCGTCCTCGCCGACCGGGCCGAGGAATTCGCCCGCGCCGAGTCCCTGCAGTGCGGGAAGCCGCTGAAGCTGACCCGTGAGTTCGACGTGCCCGGCACGATCGACAACACCGCCTTCTTCGCGGGTGCCGCCCGCCACCTCGCCGGCCAGTCCGCCGGGGAGTACTCCGGCGACCACACCTCCTACGTCCGCCGCGAGCCCATCGGCGTCGTCGGCTCCATCGCCCCCTGGAACTACCCCCTCCAGATGGCCGCCTGGAAGATCCTCCCGGCGATCGCGGCGGGCAACACCATCGTGCTCAAGCCCGCCGAGCTCACGCCCCTGACCTCGCTGCTCTTCGCGCGGGCCGCCACCGACGCCGGGATCCCGGACGGGGTCATCAACATCATTACCGGCACCGGGAGAGAAGCCGGTGAGCACCTCGTCGGTCACCCCGACGTCGCCATGACCTCCTTCACCGGCTCCACCGCCGTCGGCAAGCGCGTGGCCGAGATCGCCACCGCCACCGTGAAGCGGATCCACCTGGAGCTGGGCGGCAAGGCGCCCTTCGTCGTCTTCGACGACGCCGACCTCGAAGCCGCCGTCCACGGCGCGGTCGCGGGCGCGCTGATCAACACCGGGCAGGACTGCACGGCGGCCACGCGCGCGTACGTGCAACGGCCGCTCCATGAGGCCTTCGTGGAGCAGACCGCCGCCCTCATGGACACCGTCCGCCTCGGTGATCCGTTCGCGCCGGGCACCGATCTCGGGCCGCTGATCTCCCATGTCCAGCGCGACCGGGTCGCCGGGTTCGTCGACCGTGCGCGCGCCTACGCGCGCGTGGTGACCGGTGGCGAGGCTCCCCAGGGCGACCTCGAGAACGGTGCGTACTACCGTCCCACCCTCGTTGCCGACGCGCCCCAGGACAGCGAGATCGTCCAGTCCGAGATCTTCGGGCCGGTCCTGGTCGTCGTGCCGTTCGACAGCGACGACGAGGGGATCAGGCTCGCCAACGACACCCCGTACGGGCTCGCCGCCTCCGCCTGGAGCCGTGATGTCTACCGCGCGAACCGGGCCACCCGCGAGATCAAGGCGGGCTGTGTGTGGGTCAACGACCACATCCCGATCGTCAGCGAGATGCCGCACGGAGGCTACAAGGCCTCCGGCTTCGGCAAGGACATGTCAACCTACTCCTTCGAGGAGTACACCCAGATCAAGCACGTCATGTTCGACAACACCGCGGTCGCCAGGAAGGACTGGCACCGCACTGTCTTCGGGGACCGATAG
- a CDS encoding ABC transporter permease, producing MTFVNWLKRNLVVIAGLLTLAYLLLPNVVVTVFSFNKPKGRFNYEWQEFSTAAWQDPCGVSDLCGSLSVSLQIAFWATLGATLLGTMIAFALVRYRFRARGAVNSLIFLPMAMPEVVMAASLLTLFLNMGAQLGFWTILIAHIMFCLSFVVTAVKARVMSMDPRLEQAAQDLYAGPFQTFVRVTLPIAAPGIAAGALLAFALSFDDFIITNFNAGSTVTFPMFVWGSAQRGTPVQINVIGTAMFVVAVLFVLTSMVIGNRRNKQKA from the coding sequence ATGACCTTCGTCAACTGGCTCAAGCGCAATCTCGTCGTCATCGCGGGACTGCTGACGCTCGCTTATCTCCTTTTGCCGAACGTCGTCGTGACGGTCTTCTCCTTCAACAAACCGAAGGGGCGCTTCAACTACGAATGGCAGGAGTTCTCCACGGCCGCCTGGCAGGACCCGTGCGGTGTCTCCGACCTGTGCGGCTCGCTGTCGGTCAGCCTCCAGATCGCGTTCTGGGCGACGCTGGGCGCCACGCTCCTGGGCACGATGATCGCCTTCGCGCTGGTCCGATACCGCTTCCGCGCGCGGGGCGCCGTGAACTCGCTGATCTTCCTGCCGATGGCGATGCCCGAGGTCGTCATGGCGGCCTCGCTGCTCACCCTGTTCCTCAACATGGGCGCCCAGCTGGGCTTCTGGACGATCCTCATCGCCCACATCATGTTCTGCCTGAGCTTCGTCGTGACGGCGGTGAAGGCACGCGTGATGTCGATGGACCCGCGGCTGGAGCAGGCGGCGCAGGACCTGTACGCCGGACCCTTCCAGACGTTCGTCCGGGTCACCCTGCCGATCGCCGCCCCCGGAATCGCGGCGGGCGCGCTGCTCGCCTTCGCGCTCTCCTTCGACGATTTCATCATCACGAATTTCAACGCGGGCTCCACCGTCACCTTCCCGATGTTCGTCTGGGGCTCCGCCCAGCGCGGAACGCCCGTTCAGATCAATGTCATCGGTACGGCCATGTTCGTCGTCGCCGTACTGTTCGTCCTGACCTCCATGGTCATCGGAAACCGCAGAAACAAGCAGAAGGCATAA
- a CDS encoding glycerophosphodiester phosphodiesterase, with the protein MQNVTAVAHRGDPYRVRENTLDSLRSALELGADAVEIDVRLTQDGVPVLLHDETLKRLWEQDRPVLALSAAEVRGLTAGGVPTLEEALAACDGSRVMLDLPGTPDVRAARRVVDVVRGCGAQDRVYYCAGAPAMLAVRAADPAAEIALTWTTLAPPRPALLDAVRPRWLNYRFGLVDHALTERVHRDGYLLSAWTPDTRRSMRRLLDIGVDSITTNRVAVLLGLRAAQADRP; encoded by the coding sequence ATGCAGAACGTGACCGCCGTCGCCCACCGCGGCGACCCCTACCGCGTCCGCGAGAACACGCTCGACTCCCTGCGCTCCGCGCTCGAACTGGGCGCGGACGCGGTGGAGATCGACGTACGGCTCACCCAGGACGGCGTGCCGGTGCTGCTGCACGACGAGACACTGAAACGGCTGTGGGAGCAGGACCGGCCGGTGCTCGCGCTGTCGGCGGCCGAGGTGCGGGGGCTGACGGCGGGCGGGGTGCCGACACTTGAGGAGGCGCTGGCGGCGTGCGACGGGAGCCGCGTGATGCTCGACCTGCCGGGCACGCCCGATGTGCGGGCGGCACGCCGGGTCGTGGACGTCGTGCGCGGGTGCGGGGCGCAGGACCGCGTGTACTACTGCGCGGGCGCCCCCGCCATGCTCGCCGTGCGCGCCGCCGACCCGGCCGCCGAGATCGCCCTGACCTGGACGACGCTGGCGCCGCCGCGCCCCGCGCTGCTGGACGCGGTGCGCCCGCGCTGGCTCAACTACCGCTTCGGCCTGGTCGACCACGCCCTCACCGAGCGCGTCCACCGCGACGGCTACCTGCTGTCCGCCTGGACCCCGGACACCCGGCGCTCCATGCGCCGCCTGCTGGACATCGGCGTCGACTCGATCACGACCAATCGGGTCGCCGTCCTCCTCGGCCTGCGCGCCGCCCAGGCGGACAGGCCCTAG
- a CDS encoding FAD-binding oxidoreductase, giving the protein MAPSAMNRWTKALSEAQPVPYWLDDPGRPHPEPALTTAETCDLLVVGGGYSGLWTALLAKERDPQRDVVLLEGREVGWAASGRNGGFCAASLTHGLPNGLARWPDEIRTLQELGARNLDEIEKAVARYSLDCDFERTGEIDVATETYQAWELRDWYEELRDKGLAEGIEFLDAEGVRAQVDSPTFQAGLYDRRGVAMVNPAKLAWGLKRACLDLGVRIHEHTPALTLKPYGAGMAVRTPYGQIRARKVALGTNIFPSLVKRVRAYTVPVYDYALMTEPLTGDQLASIGWKNRQGLGDSANQFHYFRLSADNRVLWGGYDAIYPYGGRVRAEYDDRPETYAKLAGHFFTCFPQLEGIRFTHAWGGAIDTCSRFSAFFGTAHQGKVAYAAGFTGLGVGATRFGADVMLDLLAGEHTERTQLEMVRKKPLPFPPEPFAWTGIALTKWSLARADAHGGRRNLWLKAMDRLGLGFDS; this is encoded by the coding sequence ATGGCCCCAAGCGCCATGAACAGATGGACAAAGGCACTCTCTGAAGCCCAGCCGGTCCCGTACTGGCTGGACGACCCCGGCAGGCCCCACCCGGAACCCGCCCTCACCACCGCCGAGACCTGCGACCTGCTGGTTGTCGGCGGCGGCTACAGCGGACTGTGGACCGCGCTCCTCGCCAAGGAGCGCGACCCGCAGCGGGACGTGGTCCTGCTCGAAGGCCGCGAGGTGGGCTGGGCCGCCTCCGGCCGCAACGGCGGCTTCTGCGCCGCATCCCTCACCCACGGGCTGCCCAACGGCCTCGCCCGCTGGCCCGACGAGATCCGCACACTTCAGGAGCTGGGCGCCCGCAACCTCGACGAGATCGAGAAGGCGGTCGCCCGCTACTCCCTGGACTGCGACTTCGAACGCACCGGCGAGATCGACGTCGCCACCGAGACCTACCAGGCGTGGGAACTGCGCGACTGGTACGAGGAGTTGCGGGACAAGGGCCTTGCCGAGGGAATCGAGTTCCTGGACGCCGAGGGGGTACGGGCCCAGGTCGACTCACCGACCTTCCAGGCCGGCCTCTACGACCGCCGCGGCGTCGCCATGGTCAACCCGGCCAAGCTGGCATGGGGACTGAAGCGGGCGTGCCTGGACCTGGGCGTGCGCATCCACGAGCACACCCCCGCCCTCACCCTGAAGCCGTACGGCGCCGGCATGGCCGTACGCACCCCCTACGGCCAGATCCGCGCCCGCAAGGTCGCGCTCGGCACGAACATCTTCCCGAGTCTGGTCAAGCGCGTGCGCGCGTACACGGTCCCGGTCTACGACTACGCCCTGATGACCGAGCCCCTCACCGGGGACCAGCTCGCCTCGATCGGCTGGAAGAACCGCCAGGGCCTCGGGGACTCGGCGAACCAGTTCCACTACTTCCGCCTCTCCGCCGACAACCGCGTCCTCTGGGGCGGCTACGACGCCATCTACCCCTACGGCGGCCGGGTCCGCGCCGAGTACGACGACCGTCCGGAGACCTACGCCAAGCTCGCGGGGCACTTCTTCACCTGCTTCCCGCAGCTGGAGGGCATCCGCTTCACCCACGCCTGGGGCGGCGCGATCGACACCTGCTCCCGCTTCTCGGCGTTCTTCGGGACGGCCCACCAGGGCAAGGTGGCGTACGCGGCGGGATTCACGGGCCTCGGCGTCGGCGCCACCCGCTTCGGCGCGGACGTGATGCTGGATCTGCTGGCGGGGGAGCACACGGAACGCACACAGCTCGAAATGGTCCGCAAGAAGCCGCTCCCCTTCCCGCCGGAGCCCTTCGCCTGGACCGGCATCGCGCTCACCAAGTGGTCGCTGGCCCGCGCCGACGCGCACGGCGGGCGGCGCAATCTGTGGCTGAAGGCGATGGACCGACTCGGCCTCGGGTTCGACAGCTGA
- a CDS encoding ABC transporter ATP-binding protein, which yields MTNDTSGDVRLSGISKTYGSFTAVHPLDLTVPQGSFFALLGASGCGKTTTLRMIAGLEEPSSGTVHLGDQDVTALPPYKRPVNTVFQSYALFPHLDIFENVAFGLRRRGIKSVKKQVEEMLDLVQLGEQARKKPHQLSGGQQQRVAVARALINHPKVLLLDEPLGALDLKLRRQMQLELKRIQTEVGITFVHVTHDQEEAMTMADTVAVMNAGRVEQLGSPTDLYENPRTTFVANFLGTSNFIEAEVDSKSGDDIVLKAGGGKLVLPEARCGAPTSTGGKVLVGVRPEKISLTHADEAGEIPEGRNRITGRIADSSFIGVSTQYVVDSPVCPDFEVYAQNIDRDARLVPGAEVVLHWNPAHTFGLDATQDIDAGIQEEAAV from the coding sequence ATGACGAACGACACCAGCGGCGACGTCCGCCTCTCCGGCATCAGCAAGACCTACGGCTCCTTCACCGCCGTACACCCCCTCGACCTGACCGTGCCGCAGGGCTCCTTCTTCGCCCTGCTCGGCGCCTCCGGCTGCGGCAAGACCACCACCCTGCGGATGATCGCCGGCCTGGAGGAACCTTCCTCCGGCACCGTCCACCTCGGCGACCAGGACGTGACCGCTCTCCCGCCGTACAAGCGGCCGGTGAACACGGTCTTCCAGTCGTACGCCCTCTTCCCGCACCTCGACATCTTCGAGAACGTCGCCTTCGGCCTGCGCCGGCGCGGCATCAAGTCGGTGAAGAAGCAGGTCGAGGAGATGCTCGACCTCGTACAGCTCGGCGAGCAGGCCCGCAAGAAGCCGCACCAGCTGTCGGGTGGCCAGCAGCAGCGCGTGGCCGTGGCCCGGGCCCTCATCAACCACCCCAAGGTGCTCCTCCTCGACGAGCCCCTCGGCGCCCTCGACCTGAAGCTGCGCCGCCAGATGCAGCTGGAGCTCAAGCGCATCCAGACCGAGGTCGGCATCACCTTCGTCCACGTCACCCACGACCAGGAGGAGGCCATGACCATGGCCGACACGGTCGCCGTGATGAACGCGGGCCGCGTCGAGCAACTCGGCTCGCCCACCGATCTGTACGAGAACCCGCGCACGACGTTCGTCGCCAACTTCCTCGGCACCTCGAACTTCATCGAGGCCGAGGTCGACTCCAAGAGCGGCGACGACATCGTGCTGAAGGCGGGCGGCGGCAAGCTCGTCCTCCCCGAGGCGCGGTGCGGCGCGCCCACGTCCACCGGCGGCAAGGTGCTGGTCGGTGTCCGGCCGGAGAAGATCTCCCTCACCCACGCCGACGAGGCGGGCGAGATCCCCGAGGGCCGCAACCGCATCACCGGCAGGATCGCGGACTCCTCCTTCATCGGCGTCTCCACGCAGTACGTCGTCGACAGCCCGGTCTGCCCCGACTTCGAGGTCTACGCCCAGAACATCGACCGGGACGCCCGGCTGGTGCCCGGCGCCGAGGTCGTCCTGCACTGGAACCCGGCGCACACCTTCGGTCTGGACGCCACCCAGGACATCGACGCCGGCATCCAGGAAGAGGCGGCGGTCTGA
- a CDS encoding NADAR family protein, with protein MPKIDSWDVLIREVRAGARVKYLHFWGHRPRPDGQVGASCLSQWWPSPFTVDGVAYATAEHWMMAEKARLFGDAEAERGVLGAGHPSAAKKAGRLVRGFDDAIWERERFRIVVEGSVRKFGAHADLRAFLVGTGDRVLVEASPVDRVWGIGLAASDEGAGDPERWRGPNLLGFALMEARERLRG; from the coding sequence ATGCCGAAGATCGATTCTTGGGATGTCCTGATCAGGGAGGTCCGTGCGGGGGCGAGGGTCAAGTATCTGCACTTCTGGGGGCACCGGCCGAGGCCGGACGGCCAGGTGGGTGCGAGCTGCCTGAGCCAGTGGTGGCCGTCCCCGTTCACGGTGGACGGGGTGGCGTACGCGACCGCCGAGCACTGGATGATGGCCGAGAAGGCGCGGCTGTTCGGGGACGCCGAGGCCGAGCGAGGGGTGTTGGGGGCGGGGCATCCGTCGGCGGCGAAGAAGGCCGGGCGGCTGGTGCGGGGGTTCGACGACGCGATATGGGAGCGGGAGCGGTTCCGGATCGTCGTCGAGGGGTCGGTCCGCAAGTTCGGGGCGCATGCGGATCTGCGGGCGTTCTTGGTGGGTACCGGGGATCGGGTGCTGGTGGAGGCGAGTCCGGTGGATCGGGTGTGGGGGATCGGGCTGGCGGCGAGTGATGAGGGGGCGGGGGATCCGGAGCGGTGGCGGGGGCCGAATTTGCTGGGGTTCGCGTTGATGGAGGCGCGGGAGCGGTTGCGGGGGTAG